A genomic window from Chloroflexota bacterium includes:
- a CDS encoding PPOX class F420-dependent oxidoreductase, with protein MTQEQIHEYLKLPMIADLATVNPDGSPHVAPVWFRWDGDVVKVFTQTTAVKVRNIRNDARVSMAVSKQDAPYGYVIVNGTAKISNDGIPDEVRAMAIHYKGEEEGEIYIRQALQEMEFCLLTITPTKIIGWLDE; from the coding sequence ATGACACAGGAACAGATTCACGAATACTTAAAGCTGCCGATGATTGCGGACCTTGCGACTGTGAACCCGGACGGCTCGCCGCATGTGGCGCCGGTCTGGTTTCGGTGGGATGGCGATGTGGTGAAGGTGTTCACGCAGACGACGGCGGTCAAGGTGCGCAACATTCGCAACGACGCGCGCGTGTCCATGGCGGTGTCCAAGCAGGACGCGCCGTATGGCTATGTCATCGTCAACGGCACGGCGAAAATCTCGAACGACGGCATCCCTGACGAGGTACGCGCGATGGCGATCCACTATAAGGGCGAAGAAGAAGGCGAGATTTACATTCGGCAGGCGCTGCAAGAGATGGAGTTTTGCCTGCTGACGATTACGCCAACGAAGATAATCGGCTGGCTCGACGAGTAG
- a CDS encoding thymidylate kinase, with product MAVFISFEGGEGSGKSTQASVLTDRLTALGIGVEFVHEPGTTELGWQVRDILKRGLPGDGDMSDHAELLLFSAARAELVLKVLQPLLSSEQPDMPRGEQPDAQPDTPIPDMIIIADRYVDSTTAYQGYGRGIPLAQVEAVNALATQGIMPDLTFLLDLPPVSGLTRIGNLQLGFRLDDSVLHESAARAQEGARFEEEPLEFHERVRQGYRELAAREPDRFCIIDATQPQERVSEIIWAELCRRFF from the coding sequence ATGGCGGTGTTCATATCGTTCGAGGGCGGCGAGGGCAGCGGCAAATCGACGCAGGCATCAGTCCTGACCGACAGGCTTACTGCGCTCGGCATCGGCGTGGAGTTCGTGCACGAACCGGGCACCACCGAGCTTGGCTGGCAAGTGCGCGACATACTCAAGCGCGGCTTGCCCGGCGATGGAGATATGTCCGACCACGCCGAACTGCTGCTGTTCTCAGCGGCGCGCGCGGAGCTTGTGCTCAAGGTGCTGCAACCCCTGCTGTCGTCCGAGCAGCCGGACATGCCGCGCGGCGAACAGCCCGATGCACAGCCCGACACGCCAATCCCCGACATGATAATCATAGCGGACAGGTATGTCGATTCCACGACGGCGTATCAAGGCTACGGGCGTGGCATACCGTTGGCGCAGGTCGAAGCGGTGAACGCGCTCGCCACGCAGGGCATTATGCCCGACCTGACATTCCTGCTCGACCTGCCGCCGGTCAGCGGGCTGACGCGCATCGGCAATCTGCAATTAGGCTTCCGTTTGGACGACAGCGTGCTGCACGAGAGCGCGGCGAGAGCGCAGGAAGGCGCGCGCTTCGAGGAAGAACCACTGGAGTTCCACGAGCGCGTGCGGCAGGGCTACCGCGAATTGGCGGCGCGCGAGCCGGACAGGTTCTGCATAATTGACGCCACGCAGCCGCAGGAGCGAGTCAGCGAAATAATCTGGGCGGAACTTTGCCGGCGCTTCTTTTAA
- a CDS encoding AAA family ATPase, producing the protein MLRTQLDADLESLIDTLPPHIRELLLEREDVNELLEVVLDLGREPEARFLSESLVLSSQEIAQSDIDFVIDRVSTFGEDNRAGIERTLHRISAIRNRSGRVVGLTLRVGRAVYGTIRIIEDLVLSGKSVLLLGKPGVGKTTMLREIARVLADDALKRVIIVDTSNEIAGDGDIPHPGIGRARRMQVRLPALQHAVMIEAVENHMPEVIVIDEIGTGDDADAARTIAERGVQLVATAHGNTLDNLIMNPTLSDLVGGVEAVTLGDIEARRRGTQKTVRERRAPPTFDILVEIQGWNEVVVHEDVSDVVDRMLRGQPIAPQMRTIDELGRLQRAHAEAKVPALFNGGSQNGSARRDTPRRGWSIQTQDEQPDAVPLESVSILPYGINKGKLMQAVRSLNAPVELVADLGKADMLLTTKNYYRRSTQALQLAEQRGKPVYVLRKNTLAQIQQFVQALVRKQSQDAQHKMEHSDAIDEAERAVSMLEEGETKHVTLSPQAAFVRHLQHKVANERGVYSSSEGREPNRHVVMYRR; encoded by the coding sequence TTGTTAAGAACACAGTTGGACGCGGACCTTGAATCGCTGATCGATACGCTTCCGCCGCACATCCGAGAATTGCTGCTGGAGCGCGAAGATGTGAACGAACTGCTGGAGGTAGTGCTCGACCTCGGCAGGGAACCGGAGGCGCGCTTTCTCAGCGAGAGCCTCGTGCTTTCCAGCCAAGAGATTGCGCAATCGGACATCGATTTTGTAATCGATAGAGTCAGCACTTTCGGCGAGGACAATCGCGCGGGCATAGAGCGCACGCTGCACCGCATTTCCGCCATTCGCAACCGTTCGGGCCGCGTCGTCGGACTGACTCTGCGCGTGGGCAGGGCGGTGTACGGCACGATTCGCATCATCGAAGACCTGGTGCTGAGCGGCAAGAGCGTTCTTCTGCTCGGCAAGCCAGGCGTGGGCAAAACGACCATGCTGCGCGAGATTGCCCGCGTGCTTGCGGACGACGCCCTCAAGCGCGTCATCATTGTGGACACTTCTAACGAAATCGCGGGCGACGGCGACATACCCCATCCAGGCATCGGCAGAGCGCGGCGAATGCAAGTGCGCCTGCCCGCGCTTCAGCACGCCGTGATGATTGAAGCAGTGGAAAACCACATGCCTGAAGTCATCGTCATCGATGAAATCGGCACGGGCGACGATGCGGACGCGGCGCGCACCATCGCAGAGCGCGGCGTGCAGCTTGTCGCCACAGCGCACGGCAATACGCTCGACAACCTCATCATGAACCCGACGCTGTCCGATCTCGTCGGCGGCGTGGAAGCGGTTACGCTGGGCGACATCGAGGCGCGGCGGCGCGGCACGCAGAAGACCGTCCGCGAACGGCGCGCGCCACCCACATTCGACATTCTCGTGGAAATACAGGGCTGGAACGAAGTCGTAGTGCATGAAGATGTGTCCGATGTCGTGGACAGGATGCTGCGCGGACAGCCGATCGCGCCGCAGATGCGCACGATTGACGAACTCGGCAGGCTGCAGCGCGCGCACGCCGAGGCGAAAGTGCCGGCGTTGTTCAATGGTGGCAGCCAAAACGGCAGCGCGCGCCGCGATACGCCACGACGCGGTTGGAGCATACAAACGCAGGACGAACAGCCGGACGCAGTGCCGCTCGAGTCGGTCAGCATATTGCCGTATGGCATCAACAAGGGCAAGCTGATGCAAGCCGTTCGCAGCCTCAACGCGCCCGTCGAGCTTGTCGCGGACTTGGGCAAGGCGGATATGCTGCTCACCACGAAGAACTACTACCGGCGCAGCACGCAGGCGCTGCAGCTCGCAGAACAGCGCGGCAAGCCCGTGTATGTGCTGCGGAAGAACACTCTCGCGCAAATTCAGCAGTTCGTGCAGGCGCTAGTGCGCAAGCAGTCTCAGGACGCGCAGCACAAGATGGAACACTCCGACGCCATCGACGAGGCGGAGCGCGCCGTGTCGATGCTGGAAGAAGGCGAAACCAAGCATGTAACGCTCAGTCCGCAGGCGGCGTTCGTTCGCCATTTGCAGCACAAGGTCGCGAACGAACGCGGCGTCTATTCGTCCAGCGAAGGGCGCGAGCCTAACCGCCATGTGGTGATGTACAGGCGGTAG
- the pdxT gene encoding pyridoxal 5'-phosphate synthase glutaminase subunit PdxT — MLESSLTYRRAWERRCRDWTCGVCPKRSSLRYEAGNLSSGAPRIGVLAVQGDFLEHRQALRRLGIDAPEIRLPDQLDEIDGLIIPGGESTTIVQLIDMYGFRDSLRQRSREGMAIWGTCAGMIVVADRLTDRRPDPLRLMDIEVSRNAFGRQVDSFEADIEFEEIEGAPFHCVFIRAPVVNSVGESVKVLAALDDGRPIAVRQGGMLATSFHPELTDDSRIHELFARMVEQRS; from the coding sequence ATGCTGGAATCCTCGCTGACATATCGAAGGGCTTGGGAGCGGCGATGCCGGGACTGGACGTGCGGAGTATGCCCGAAGAGGAGCAGCTTGCGGTACGAGGCTGGTAACTTGTCGAGCGGCGCGCCCAGGATAGGCGTATTAGCAGTTCAAGGCGACTTTCTGGAGCATAGACAGGCGCTGCGCCGCCTGGGTATCGACGCGCCCGAAATCCGGCTGCCTGACCAACTTGACGAGATTGACGGGTTGATTATTCCCGGCGGTGAGAGCACGACAATTGTGCAGTTAATTGACATGTACGGCTTTCGCGACTCGCTGCGGCAGAGGTCGCGGGAGGGCATGGCAATCTGGGGCACCTGCGCCGGCATGATTGTCGTCGCCGATAGGCTGACGGACAGGCGTCCCGATCCGCTGCGCCTAATGGATATAGAAGTTAGCCGCAATGCCTTTGGCCGCCAGGTGGATAGCTTCGAGGCGGACATCGAGTTCGAGGAAATCGAAGGTGCGCCCTTCCACTGCGTTTTCATACGCGCGCCGGTGGTGAACAGCGTGGGCGAGTCGGTTAAAGTGCTGGCGGCTCTCGATGACGGGCGTCCCATAGCGGTGCGCCAGGGCGGTATGCTCGCGACCTCATTCCATCCCGAACTGACTGACGATTCACGCATTCACGAGCTATTCGCCCGCATGGTCGAGCAGCGATCCTAG
- the pdxS gene encoding pyridoxal 5'-phosphate synthase lyase subunit PdxS → MAVDMVAETGTFLVKSGLAQMLKGGVIMDVVTPEHAKIAEDAGAVAVMALERVPSDIRKAGGVARMSDPAMIAEIIDAVTIPVMAKARIGHFVEAQILEAMGVDYIDESEVLTPADENNHINKHDFKVPFVCGCRDLGEALRRIGEGAAMIRTKGEAGTGNIVEAVRHARKVIGEMRRIQNMTDDELMATARDLRAPYELVRQIHDTGDMPVVNFAAGGIATPADAALMMQLGVDGVFVGSGIFKSEYPEIMAEAIVRATTHYNDAGILADISKGLGAAMPGLDVRSMPEEEQLAVRGW, encoded by the coding sequence ATGGCAGTTGATATGGTCGCCGAGACTGGTACATTCTTAGTGAAATCAGGGCTGGCGCAGATGTTGAAGGGCGGCGTGATAATGGATGTCGTTACGCCGGAGCACGCGAAGATTGCGGAGGACGCCGGGGCAGTTGCGGTAATGGCACTGGAACGCGTTCCCTCGGACATTCGCAAAGCCGGTGGCGTGGCGCGCATGTCCGATCCCGCGATGATAGCGGAGATAATAGACGCGGTTACGATTCCGGTGATGGCGAAGGCACGCATAGGGCATTTCGTGGAGGCTCAGATCCTTGAAGCGATGGGCGTGGACTACATAGACGAGTCCGAAGTGTTGACGCCCGCAGACGAGAACAACCACATCAATAAGCACGACTTCAAAGTGCCGTTTGTTTGCGGCTGCCGCGATCTTGGCGAGGCGCTGCGACGGATCGGCGAGGGCGCTGCGATGATTCGCACCAAAGGAGAAGCGGGCACCGGAAACATCGTCGAGGCGGTTCGCCATGCGCGCAAGGTCATCGGCGAGATGCGGCGAATCCAGAATATGACGGACGATGAACTCATGGCGACGGCGAGAGACCTTCGCGCTCCATACGAACTGGTGCGGCAGATACACGATACCGGCGACATGCCCGTGGTCAACTTTGCAGCCGGTGGCATCGCAACACCCGCGGACGCCGCCCTAATGATGCAGCTCGGCGTTGACGGCGTGTTCGTGGGTTCCGGCATATTCAAGTCCGAGTATCCGGAGATTATGGCGGAAGCCATCGTGAGAGCCACCACGCACTACAACGATGCTGGAATCCTCGCTGACATATCGAAGGGCTTGGGAGCGGCGATGCCGGGACTGGACGTGCGGAGTATGCCCGAAGAGGAGCAGCTTGCGGTACGAGGCTGGTAA
- the modC gene encoding molybdenum ABC transporter ATP-binding protein, which yields MSDSLLDLKISKSFAGFSLQCEARFGDGITAIFGPSGSGKSTLLNSIAGLVRPDDGHIAFDGDVLYSSGEGVYAPPEKRRFGYVFQDSALFPHMSVADNIHYGYKLTARANRRIEPSHLVELLQLERLMDRGVGNLSGGERQRVALARALATSPRLLLLDEPLASLDGGLRGVILGYLKRIRRELGTPMVYVSHSISEVMALADNALALRDGRAVAYGSATETLVMPEVSAFAQFDTLENLLETKVAQRHDDEDIAELEIGDARVIAAGVRRGEGDALTVSIRAGDIIVSRQIPPQTSARNAIRATVLQIHIVDSRVLLYADIGVSDVVPVVVEITPNSLRALELRDGTEIYLIIKANSVLPLEGGGG from the coding sequence ATGTCTGATTCGCTGCTGGACTTAAAGATAAGCAAGAGTTTTGCCGGCTTTTCGTTGCAATGCGAAGCTCGGTTTGGCGATGGCATTACGGCGATATTTGGGCCGTCGGGCAGCGGCAAGTCCACACTGCTGAACTCGATCGCAGGGCTGGTGCGTCCCGACGACGGGCATATCGCATTTGATGGCGATGTGCTGTACTCGTCCGGCGAAGGCGTTTATGCGCCTCCGGAAAAGCGGCGGTTCGGGTATGTGTTTCAGGATTCGGCGCTGTTCCCGCACATGAGCGTCGCGGACAACATTCACTACGGCTACAAGCTGACCGCGCGAGCGAACAGGCGCATAGAGCCGTCGCATCTGGTCGAATTGCTGCAGTTGGAACGGCTGATGGATCGCGGCGTGGGCAATTTGTCCGGCGGCGAACGTCAGCGGGTTGCGCTGGCACGGGCGCTCGCCACATCGCCGCGTCTGCTGCTATTGGACGAGCCGCTTGCCTCGCTCGACGGCGGGCTACGCGGTGTGATACTCGGCTATCTAAAGCGCATCCGCCGCGAACTTGGCACGCCGATGGTCTATGTCTCGCACTCCATATCAGAAGTGATGGCGCTCGCCGACAACGCGCTGGCGCTGCGAGACGGCAGGGCAGTCGCATACGGCAGCGCGACTGAGACGCTAGTGATGCCGGAAGTGTCCGCATTCGCGCAGTTCGACACGCTGGAAAACCTGCTTGAGACGAAGGTGGCACAACGCCATGACGACGAGGACATCGCGGAACTGGAAATCGGTGATGCGCGCGTGATTGCGGCAGGCGTGCGGCGCGGCGAAGGCGATGCGCTCACGGTGTCCATCCGCGCCGGCGACATCATCGTATCGCGGCAGATACCGCCGCAGACCAGCGCGCGCAACGCCATCCGCGCAACGGTGTTGCAGATTCACATAGTCGATTCTCGCGTGCTGCTATATGCGGACATTGGCGTGAGTGATGTTGTGCCTGTTGTGGTGGAAATTACGCCGAATTCGCTGCGCGCGCTGGAACTGCGCGATGGCACGGAGATATATCTGATAATCAAGGCGAACAGCGTGCTGCCGCTAGAAGGTGGCGGGGGTTGA
- the modB gene encoding molybdate ABC transporter permease subunit: MELLGILGLTVQIAVVGTAINLPLALGVSWLIVKRRIPGRLVFDALVSLPLAVPPVVVGYALLLLLGNRGPIGGLLQDALGVELVFTWFAAALAAAVVSFPLMARAVMVAMGGVDEHLEMAARSLGASAIRVFFTITVPLAYRGILAGVLLGFVRAISEFGATIIVAGNIPGKTQTLPLAIYSEVLLGDDAMTMRLIAVSVGLAVVTLLAHNWLLDRAAKNRN, translated from the coding sequence TTGGAACTGCTAGGTATTCTGGGGCTGACAGTGCAGATTGCGGTGGTGGGGACGGCGATCAATCTGCCGCTTGCGCTGGGCGTGAGTTGGCTAATCGTGAAGCGCCGCATACCCGGCCGGCTGGTGTTCGACGCGCTGGTGTCGTTGCCGCTCGCCGTGCCGCCGGTCGTCGTGGGCTACGCGCTGCTGCTGCTGCTGGGCAATCGCGGACCGATAGGCGGACTGCTGCAAGACGCGCTTGGCGTGGAGTTGGTATTCACATGGTTCGCCGCCGCGCTCGCCGCCGCGGTCGTGTCGTTTCCGCTGATGGCGCGCGCCGTGATGGTCGCGATGGGCGGCGTGGACGAACACCTTGAGATGGCGGCACGCAGTCTTGGTGCGAGCGCGATTCGCGTCTTCTTCACAATCACCGTGCCGCTCGCGTATCGCGGCATATTAGCGGGCGTGCTGCTCGGATTCGTGCGCGCCATCAGCGAGTTCGGCGCAACAATCATCGTCGCGGGCAACATCCCCGGCAAGACGCAGACGCTGCCGCTCGCCATATACTCCGAAGTGCTGCTCGGCGACGACGCGATGACGATGCGGCTGATTGCGGTGTCGGTCGGACTGGCGGTCGTTACGCTGCTGGCACACAACTGGCTGTTGGACAGGGCGGCGAAGAACCGGAATTGA
- the modA gene encoding molybdate ABC transporter substrate-binding protein — protein sequence MTMRASCSGSCFPPLPRCCMIKYPYIHPVDSATLYCPFMLSLFSSRVILPLAVLPLALMLASCAGGADDDTLLVFAATSLTDAMTEVAAEYEATSGTNIEISFGPSRALAQQIVRGANPDLYFAAGQPPMDLLQDGGQVAQDGVVRLLSNKIVLITGTDAPNFGSIDALADSGLNRIAMPDPEIAPAGNYTRTALQNLGLWERLLPSIVFANDVRATLEYVESGNADGGFLYQTDAATSNTVTIQDIVPLDAYPDVVYPAAVIEGADNADGGKALLEFLQSDSAREIFRLHGFTPLE from the coding sequence ATGACTATGCGCGCGAGTTGTTCCGGGTCGTGTTTTCCGCCGCTGCCGCGCTGCTGCATGATAAAATATCCTTATATCCATCCTGTTGACTCTGCCACTCTGTACTGCCCTTTCATGTTAAGCCTTTTCTCTTCCCGTGTCATTTTGCCGCTCGCCGTGTTGCCGCTTGCGCTGATGCTCGCGTCCTGCGCCGGCGGCGCGGACGACGATACGCTGCTCGTATTCGCCGCCACAAGCCTAACGGACGCGATGACCGAAGTCGCCGCCGAGTACGAGGCGACAAGCGGCACGAATATCGAAATCAGCTTTGGGCCATCGCGCGCCCTGGCACAGCAGATAGTACGCGGCGCGAATCCGGACCTGTACTTCGCCGCCGGTCAGCCGCCGATGGACTTGCTGCAAGATGGCGGGCAAGTCGCGCAAGATGGCGTGGTGCGCCTGCTGTCGAACAAAATCGTGCTCATCACCGGCACGGACGCGCCGAATTTCGGCAGCATCGACGCGCTTGCGGACAGCGGTTTGAATCGCATCGCAATGCCCGACCCTGAGATTGCGCCTGCCGGCAATTACACCAGAACCGCGCTGCAAAATCTGGGGCTATGGGAGCGTTTACTGCCTAGCATCGTATTCGCCAACGATGTGCGCGCCACGCTGGAATATGTCGAGAGCGGCAACGCTGACGGCGGATTCCTGTACCAGACCGACGCCGCCACATCCAATACCGTCACAATTCAAGACATCGTGCCGCTTGATGCGTATCCCGATGTGGTATATCCGGCGGCAGTAATCGAAGGCGCGGACAACGCCGATGGCGGCAAGGCTCTGCTGGAGTTCCTGCAGAGCGATTCCGCGCGTGAGATATTCCGCTTGCACGGGTTCACGCCACTCGAGTAG
- a CDS encoding tetratricopeptide repeat protein has protein sequence MQQRGSGGKHDPEQLARIVIETTQAIERNPQDAQAWFRRGNARSNQGRYEDAKADLTQAIALEPSNGMAWNNRGIAHLCTGDAASAVSDISTAIDLDANYRDAYHNRGLAYSELGRLDESIADLTRALDIDPDFWSAYRHRSILHAMNGDHDASYRDYLAARDKGW, from the coding sequence ATGCAGCAGCGCGGCAGCGGCGGAAAACACGACCCGGAACAACTCGCGCGCATAGTCATCGAGACCACGCAAGCGATTGAGCGCAATCCGCAGGACGCGCAGGCGTGGTTCCGGCGTGGCAACGCGCGCTCGAATCAGGGCAGGTACGAGGATGCGAAGGCAGACCTGACGCAGGCTATCGCGCTAGAACCGTCTAACGGCATGGCGTGGAACAATCGCGGCATTGCGCATCTGTGCACGGGCGACGCCGCGAGCGCCGTATCGGACATCAGCACGGCGATAGACCTGGACGCCAACTACCGCGACGCATACCACAATCGCGGCTTGGCGTACTCCGAACTAGGCAGGCTCGACGAATCCATCGCCGACCTGACCCGCGCCCTGGATATCGACCCTGACTTCTGGAGCGCGTACCGCCACCGGAGCATCCTGCACGCTATGAACGGTGACCACGACGCCAGCTACCGCGACTACCTAGCCGCCAGGGACAAGGGCTGGTGA
- a CDS encoding Ldh family oxidoreductase has product MIRMLERFKVPYEDQVRVPEDSLRETVAAVFEKMGVSEEDAAVGANTLTMTDLRGVETHGVSNMLRAYVQQYNQGGLNPQPNWRIISEAPATAVMDADQGLAVILGPKAMQMAIDKARDVGVGVVTMFNAGHSGGIGHHAMLAAEQDMVGFVTTAGGAQVVPTFGSVGRLGTNPIALAAPAATEPPFLFDAATSNVAGNKLGLARRVGASLLPGWITEPDGAPILEETDVRGRGEYWHLPMGGTREMGSHKGYGLALMAEVLGTMLSGALPSMVDPDGGSKHSFAAFNIAAFTDVDDFKERMDRMLRLLKETPPAPGHDRVIYPGLSEYEEIQDRRENGIPLHKEVIEWFDDICGELSIPRLRVL; this is encoded by the coding sequence ATGATAAGAATGCTGGAACGATTCAAGGTGCCGTATGAAGACCAAGTGCGCGTGCCGGAAGACTCTCTGCGCGAGACGGTCGCGGCGGTCTTCGAGAAGATGGGCGTGAGCGAGGAAGATGCCGCTGTCGGCGCGAACACGCTCACAATGACCGACCTGCGCGGCGTGGAGACGCACGGCGTGTCCAACATGCTCCGCGCGTATGTGCAGCAGTACAACCAAGGCGGCCTTAACCCGCAGCCGAATTGGCGCATCATCAGCGAAGCGCCTGCCACCGCGGTGATGGACGCCGACCAAGGGCTTGCGGTCATTCTGGGACCCAAGGCGATGCAGATGGCGATAGACAAGGCGCGCGATGTGGGCGTGGGTGTGGTTACGATGTTCAACGCCGGTCATTCCGGCGGCATCGGCCATCACGCGATGCTCGCCGCCGAGCAGGATATGGTCGGCTTCGTGACCACCGCGGGCGGAGCGCAAGTCGTGCCGACATTCGGCTCTGTCGGACGGCTGGGGACGAACCCGATAGCGCTCGCGGCGCCGGCAGCCACCGAGCCGCCGTTCCTATTTGACGCTGCGACCTCGAATGTCGCGGGCAACAAGCTCGGCTTGGCGCGCAGGGTGGGCGCATCCCTGCTGCCCGGCTGGATAACCGAACCCGACGGCGCGCCCATTCTCGAAGAGACCGATGTGCGCGGACGCGGCGAATACTGGCACCTTCCGATGGGCGGCACGCGCGAGATGGGCTCGCACAAGGGCTACGGGCTTGCGCTGATGGCGGAAGTTCTTGGCACGATGCTGTCCGGCGCGCTGCCGAGCATGGTCGATCCGGACGGCGGCTCGAAGCACTCTTTCGCCGCCTTCAACATAGCCGCGTTCACCGATGTGGACGACTTCAAAGAGCGTATGGATCGCATGCTCCGCCTGCTGAAAGAGACTCCCCCCGCGCCCGGACACGACAGGGTGATTTACCCGGGGCTGTCCGAGTACGAAGAGATTCAGGACAGGCGTGAGAACGGTATCCCGCTGCACAAGGAAGTCATCGAATGGTTCGACGACATCTGCGGCGAGCTGTCCATACCGCGACTGCGCGTGCTGTGA
- a CDS encoding magnesium transporter, which produces MLEDQATEDMFRMIGAAEEERALSPFWRSVRNRLPWLVVNLATAVLAGFVITMFQSTIGQVVALAAFLLVIAGRAASPARKH; this is translated from the coding sequence GTGCTGGAAGACCAAGCCACCGAGGATATGTTCCGTATGATAGGCGCGGCGGAAGAAGAACGCGCGCTCAGTCCGTTCTGGCGCTCGGTGCGCAATCGTCTGCCGTGGCTGGTGGTGAACTTGGCGACTGCGGTGCTCGCGGGCTTTGTCATCACGATGTTCCAGAGCACGATAGGGCAGGTCGTGGCGCTCGCCGCGTTCCTGCTTGTGATAGCAGGCAGGGCGGCATCGCCGGCACGCAAACACTGA
- a CDS encoding CBS domain-containing protein: MIPTRSQHISLIFEKTSSRPGVEIEQDHAARLMERYDIFNLPVVDDDGRLVGVVWMDDMI; this comes from the coding sequence GTGATTCCGACGCGCAGCCAGCATATATCGCTGATTTTTGAGAAGACATCATCTCGGCCGGGTGTGGAGATCGAGCAGGATCACGCGGCGCGTCTGATGGAGCGCTACGACATATTCAATTTGCCCGTGGTGGATGATGACGGCAGGCTTGTCGGCGTTGTGTGGATGGACGACATGATCTAA
- a CDS encoding DUF502 domain-containing protein has product MFTKGADMKGSADRHPGKRSGCVENHVWGRVKAGFMLFVPILVTYLVLRLLVSYTDDLLAPLLNQLAPVLDLLPFIPPGLSLLLLFIIFYFTGLVVSPRVGRMTMAAQHAVFSRIPVVKSIYGLTEQVTGYLSSYDEFSRVVLVEWPKPNVFALGFVTGQCELRGDEDERIAIYIPTVPNPTSGMFALMSKTEVYDTDISVEEALKLVLSGGIALPEKLRDVDVKARWKDETDASIQEQFSLMLDGHRNKRRGYMGYRYRDKDELYRIPAKRFGGFGD; this is encoded by the coding sequence ATGTTTACGAAAGGAGCCGATATGAAGGGCAGCGCGGATCGGCACCCCGGCAAAAGGTCGGGATGTGTAGAGAACCACGTCTGGGGACGAGTTAAAGCGGGCTTCATGTTGTTCGTTCCGATACTCGTTACCTACCTCGTGCTGCGCCTTTTGGTGAGTTACACAGACGACCTGTTGGCTCCACTGCTGAACCAGCTAGCGCCGGTGCTGGACTTGCTGCCCTTCATACCTCCGGGTCTCAGCCTGTTGTTACTGTTCATAATCTTCTATTTCACCGGCTTAGTGGTGTCGCCGCGCGTGGGAAGAATGACGATGGCGGCGCAGCATGCGGTCTTCAGCCGCATACCTGTGGTAAAGAGCATATATGGATTGACGGAGCAGGTAACGGGGTATTTGTCGTCCTATGATGAGTTCAGCCGCGTGGTGCTGGTGGAATGGCCAAAGCCGAATGTGTTCGCGCTTGGCTTTGTTACCGGGCAGTGCGAGTTGCGGGGCGATGAGGACGAAAGGATTGCGATATACATACCGACTGTGCCGAATCCGACTTCGGGCATGTTCGCATTGATGAGCAAGACGGAAGTGTACGACACGGACATAAGCGTGGAGGAGGCGCTCAAGCTTGTGCTGTCGGGCGGGATTGCTCTTCCGGAGAAGCTGCGAGATGTCGATGTGAAGGCGCGCTGGAAAGATGAAACTGATGCCAGCATACAGGAGCAGTTCTCACTAATGTTGGACGGGCACCGCAACAAGCGTCGAGGATATATGGGATACAGATACCGGGACAAGGATGAGTTGTATCGCATTCCTGCGAAGAGATTTGGTGGATTTGGTGATTGA